DNA from Scheffersomyces stipitis CBS 6054 chromosome 1, whole genome shotgun sequence:
ATTTGCAACGGGTGCAAATGTCAATTTGGAATAATAAGTAATGAATAACGGTATTTACGAAGAGATTGAGGATTCTGCGATAGTGTCATATGGATTTGACATGAACTAGAACGGTCAATAAGAAATGCACACACAAGACATGAAGAATTCGTAGAACAATTTAACTTGGTTGCGAAAATTTCGGTGGAGGAATTCTTTCTCCAAAAGGAATATATGAATATAGTAATTTCGTAGGAAAAGGAAGGGGCACATTTCACCGTCTTACTTAGGTCATAGCCATATGTGTCTATCCAAACCCGCTGAGCGGAAAGGCACAAAAGGGCGGGTTATTGTTTCTATGGCCCACAGTGTGGTGAAAGGGAAGGCTTCGTACTACAAGTGtgacaattgcaaaagaatTCCGTATTGGCACATGAGAGCGTCACCAAGCATTCCGGTATCACGAACACGTATTGTGGTGCAAACACGGCTAGATGAATGAGGTTGCAATTTAAGCTCTATCACAATGAAGGCTACAAGGTTACAAAGTTGCAGACGACCCATACAGactacaacttgaagatggCGATTgcaattttgcaattgcaattgcaaaaatgtAAACATCCACACACAATAAACTAAAATCTTAAGCGTAAGTTCACGTCAACGAGAGGAAGCTATTCCTAATCTGGCGAGTTGCATATGCGGTTTCTTTCGATTCCATGGAAGAACTGGTAAAATAATCCACCGCTAAAATAGTCAAAGTCAAATTTCGCGATTTTAGGACAACAAACATTACCGAGAAAGAGACACAATGCTGCCGTGGCCGGGTGCAGTCGTTAGTCTATTTGGAATGTCAATACCCAGGCACCGATCCAGGCAGCCGAGGAGATTAGAGAGGTCATTCTGGCACAAGAGGGGTTAGAAAGACTAGAGATGTTTCATTTTTGAGGCTGGGCAATGGTTAGAATGACGTCTAGCGACAAGTCTAGATTTCTAGCGACTAATAGTGACAAGACTAGAAAATTAGTGAGGGCAGCTAATTGTGGCCGCTTGTCGCGCGCTGGAGAATTTCCGGTTGTGGCCCAAATCTCTCTAAATGCATTGCAATTTTTCTATGCTAAAGTAAGCCGTCTCACTTGATTGGTTCACAAACCTAGCAGCACCAATCGGAACGATTATAGGGGAAGATCCAGCATACAATTGACAGACACAAACCAGCTACGGGGCTTTTAAGCGACAATCCCAATATTCCTGTTTCTGTTCCCTCGATTACCACCGCAATGCGTAACTTGGGGCCCGCACGGACTCCCGCTGTAAAAAATTTCCTGCGAACACAAGAGTGCTGTTAGGGACAGGAATCTAGCGAGACGGGCTAGAACCACCAGGTCTTGTTACACTTTTACCATACAATCATTACGCTGATCTTCAGGTCAGTCCTCAGGCAGTTGCAAGTTTCCCATGCTGTTCAGGAAATAGCTGCGGTTGTTTTTCCAAACAGTGGCTGGTTTCAGCTTTACTGGATCGGCAACAGCCATTCATAAAATGTCTTTTTGAAACCGCCTCCCTAGAAACTCTTCCCTATACCGGCAGCTGGTGCTGGAAATTATCAGCAGAATTCCGTACCACGACAACGCGAACAATAGAGACTTAAGCACGGTGTGCACATAAACCGCATGTGACGCGACGTCGCTGTTGCAACACTTCCTAAATGGGCCAGAACCATATCAAATGCGCTGGGAGTTGCGCCTAAAtaatctttcaacaagCAAAGCTTATCCAATAAATGTGAAGGATTTTTTTTTAATTGCAGTGTAtttattgttgttatttGTTTATTTGTTTGTTTTGAACTCTGCAGAACGTTTCGGAGAGGATTGCAAGCGTTATGGCATCATGGGTGGCTTTTGTCTGAAGCACCAAAAATTTTTCTCCGGTGGTTTTGACAGTCGTCTGCCCAGATCCTCGTGTATAAATATGGCTCCAATCTCGCTGTTTCTGAAATATAATTTATCTTTTTCCTCATCAAACAGATCCTATTCCAACTACTTCACATTCGTTAAAAATGCAATTCTCTACCGTCGCCCTTTTCGCCGCTGCTGCTTCCATCGTCTCCGCTGGTGTTGTCACTGAAACCGTCAAGTCTGAAACCCTTGTCACCATCACTGACTGCCCACCAGAAGTCACTGACTGCCCTGCTAGAGTTGTCACCTCTGTTGCTCCAATCGTCACCTCTGCTGCCCCAGTCGTCAACTACACTGCTCCAGCTAACGTCACCACCTTCGAAGGTGCTGCTGCCAGACAATACGCTGCTGGTGCCGCTGTTTTGGCTGCCGGTGCTTTGTTGGCTTTGTAAGTTAATTAACTAAAATCAATCATTCATGAGTTCCTCTCTGCTAGCAGCTGAGGTTCCTCCTAATTTGTCATTAGAGTGTACTTTAGTTTTTAATTTGTCGGGTAATATACAATAGACCATGGAAAATGTTTGTAGACATAGTagtcagtagaaacagTTGCAGAGAATTCGCAGCAGGCGTTGACTTTTGTTTTTGACTCATTCTTTCGGGCTAAAAGTCTTTGTTATTTTTTAAGTTGCAATAAAATAAATAAATCTAAGCGCGAAGACCAATTTCCGTTCATTTCCAGTTATCTTTTCGTATATCTCTAGATATCCTTTGATATTTGTTTCCAAAACGATTTTATGTTTCAAGTGGTTCGAAATCATGCTTTTTGAATCTTAATTGTAGCCTGTTTTGCCAGCAACTTTTATCCTCTTGCAACTCAAACATTACTCTTATTGTTCGTTGGCTATCTCATGCAGTCGCATGCTTATAAATCTAGATATCCAATTCAACTGTTCTgttctattcttcttcaatctctaGGTTTAAATATCTACTTTCTACTATATGAACCTCACCGATGAGAGCAAGAACTTCCACCACGGAGTGTACACCGTAGTGCTGCTTATACCCTACGGACATGTAACCAGCTACGGTAAGTTTAGTTTTGTAGATCAAACAGCTACCTTGCGGAGATGTGATCTCATACAAGTTAAGAATTGGCAAACAGTAGAACAGTACTAACTTCTACAGGACATATAGCTTATTTGCTCAACAAGCCACAGAATTCACGACAGGTCGGCTCTGCGCTTAAACACTTGAGCATTGTCTTGCAATCACTCAGACAAGACCTTCCTGAAGAGGAAAGGCAAGACTACTTCACCGTAGACACTTTGCCGTGGTGGAGAGTACTTCTGAGCGCAGGTAAGATCTCTCCTCGTGGCAATTCAAATGCCGAGTACATCCAGGCAATCAGgttgcaagaagaaggtgtaGCAGTTCTGTCAGGGCATAAAGTAGATCTTGACGAATATGGCTGGTTTCCGGATGAAGTTGACTTCTAATTTcagaaacttgaagtcaGTTGACCTGTTGATTACAAGACTATGTAGGACACTTAACAAAGTCCCTACTCGGCTATGAATGTTGGATTTGTATTGCTATGTATAAGTTAATGATAATTAGGAGAGCCAAACACTAAAAAAAAGTATGTCGTAATTTATGATTGAAATGTATAAATGATTCTTGCATCGTTGTAATATAGTACATCGCAAGACGTCAATAGTGGCGTCACTAAAAGgcaagttgttcttctcgAAGATCATCCTTGGTAGTCTTCtttttattctttttatGGTTAGTATTATTATTGACATTGACATTAGTGGTATTGCTGTTACTGTTGTCGTTGGACTTGCTACTCGTCTTGACATTCGTTCTATTCTTGTTGGTATTTACAGCATTATTGGAGGCACCCTCCGATTTGCGTCTTCCATTACTGTTGCTTCCCTTTCTACTTTTGGGCTTGGATTTGTTATTACTACTACCGCTGTCCATAGacatctgtttctgaactCTTAAAGACTCTTCTTCCCACCATTTCGCGAATTCCTGCTCCTTCTGAACCTCGGCCAAGGTTTTGCGTTCTGACTCCTGCAACTTTTCCCGTTCGACTCTTAGAGATTCTTCGATCATTACCTCTGTAAGCGATGGAGTCGAGTACACGCTATTATACGATGTACTGGAATTTAGAGTGcaagaagaggaaagagCACTAGCCAACGGTAAGGAACTACTGCCTGACAGAGGGCCAGTACGAGTTGGAGGAACTAACTTTACGTTCAGGGTTGCGGTAGATGTTTCAGTGGTAGTTttgtttgacttctttttcGAACTTGCCTTGtcttgatttgaagagttgcTACTTCCTAATATTGGAAGCACCTTAACAGATTCAGCAGTAGAAGTAGGTACAATTGGGGTTGTAGGCAATAAGCCCCATGGATTCACAGGTGAACTAGTTTCTTTCTTGGGTACATTCACTTCCTTAAGTTCAGCTGCTGCAGCCGCAGCCgccatcttctttctttccttttgaGACAACTTCATTACCGGACCGATTTTGACTTTGCTAGTTTTTTTTGGCCATTCTGGAGAACTTCCAGATTCTACGGATTTACCTAAACTAGGCTGTTGGAATCTATCGCTAAGAATagaagagccagaagacTTTGATGCCCAATTGGAATAAGGACTCAATCCAGTCATCACAGTTTTAGAAGGTACTGGAATAGCAACTGGTTTAGTCGTAGTAATTGCAGCCTTAGGAATAATTTGACTGACATTACTAACTGACGAAGTTCTAGAAGTAGGATTCGAGTTGGGTGGAGTCGGCGAGGGACTACTGAAATCAACTTTCTTTTGCCTCGAACGGTTGATCACCAACTCAAACTCACCTGAAGAATCATGACTATCATCGATAGCCTGCCatttttccaaattttccttttctttagGAGATATGTTGGTTCTGAAGTCGTTAATTTCACTGCTGACAACGTTTGAGCTCTTTCGTGACTTTCTCCTTTTCGCAGCAGCGTCTTTAGCAATCTTCTTATTTTCATATTTGACATCTATCAATGGCTCAAAAGCCATGAATCCTTTACGGTcactgatgaagaattcgtTGAACAAAGGCATGTTGTTCATGTACAAGTTGATAAGATAGCTTGATCTCTTCTCAAAGACATTACTTAACATCTCGTAGTTCAACTCTCCCTTCTCGTTGGCAAAGTCAAGAATCTTGCAGTTTTCAAAGTACTTGATTTGGCTCTCGAGTTTCTCGATAATCTCCAATGGCAAGTCTTTAAACGAAGTGTCAAACAAAAGTATTTCAAGATTGTTATGGATGTACCAGCAACAGTTTTTGAACAACTTTGGAGCCGATAAGTAGTCAGCATGTACTAACAAGAGGATAACGTTGTCGAGAGAAATGAAATCAGAGATGACAACTTGGCAAAGAGCCTTTAATTGGAATAAGAGCAACTCGTCTGCGATCTCGATCATCTCCAATAACTCGTTTACAAACTCGTCTGACTCGGAAAAAGAAAGCTTCATGCTATCAAAAACCGCATAGTCATTGTACCCATAGAGATGTTTCAATATGACTGAAAACTGGGCTCGAGAGAGTCCACTGAAGTCAAGTTCTTTATTCTCCATAGTATCCCAACGAGGAGATAAAACTGTTTCAAAAAAGGCTGATCTAGTCCTCAAAATGTACGAATGACATCTCATTTCTCCGTCATTAAGCCTGATGATAACGTCTCCAGAGTTGTCGATCATCTTCTGGAAagttttcaacaattcgCTACATCCATGAGCAGCCTTAAAGGAATTGGATACTTTAAAAATGTCCAATAGCATAGTATACTCACTAAATATCTTCTTTAAATGTGAGGGATAACTGTGCATGGACAGGTAGTTCTTCCAGAGGTCCAAAGTTTTGCTGGTGTATATCAGATGAATTAACAACAAGACCGATTCAATCTCGATTTTTGATTCAATATGGAGTACACTATTTCCTGAATTGTACTTGGATACAAAGTTTCCGTGCTCGAATAACTCATCGACTTCCTTGGGGTTGAAAATCCTTTCAAATACTTTTGATCTGACTTCAAAGATTTTCTTGTGAATACCCAAACTGATACCTTTATACTGCGCAAATGTGATTTTACAATCATAACCCTTGTTACTTTCCAGAAAGGCTTCGTCACTGAAGTCGCCACAGAGAACACCGCCTTCAAGGATTACCGAATTAGCAAGCTGCTGGTCATCAGAATCAGATATAAGATCAAGAGTTTCCTCCACTTTTGGTCTTTTATTCTTGCTGGAGTCAAATTTAGCATGATACCTTGAGCAGCTTTTTGAGCACTCTCCATCATTATCGACGTCTTCAACAGAGGAATCAGGATagatgaagttggaaatgtATGTATGGAACTTATGGTCgaccttcaacaactgttcctgttttcttgaaaaatcgCTCTCGTGTAAACAACTGAGATAGTTGATatccttgaagaagtcgttCTTCTGCAATTTTAACGGAAATACATCTACGTCGTCTCGCACAAAAccaaaagaaagaaagttgaaatcaCAGCAAACTCGAACTACTTTGTTGAGATTGTCGATCTTCTTAAACTTATTCTTTGTTACAGGAATAGGAAGAGAAGCTTCCGACATCgaattctttctttggttGGAATGACTCGATTTGATGAAAACAGATCCATTTCTGGTACACAACACGATGGAACCATCATTTGAAACATCGATATCTGTTACCACCATATCGTGGTCATAAGCTTTCCATACCGAAGTGAACTTGGTATTCTTAATATCTCTGATGTTGGGTGTGCAAGTCATGACGCTgccattttcaagaagtagAGAACAGAATTCGTGATTCATGCTTACAatctttttgattttcacAACCTGGGTGAGTATGGTCGGTTTGAACAAGTCAAAATGTTTATCGCTTGAAGCCTTGACTGGGACTTTTGGCAACTTGAAGTGTTGGTAATTGTAGTAGACATGAATGTCATTTTTATCAGTAACCAACCAAGTGCACAATTCCGTAGTGTCTAGACATTTGATGTCATCCTTCAACAGAACCATCTTGGGTGTACCCTGGATCTCTCCCTTGAAAACTGTATCATGGAGtttgacttcaatattgCTGTCTGAAGCGGGTATCCCCATTTGGCCCACGTTAAGGCCCCAAAAAAAGAGCTCATTTTTGGAATATGCGACGGAATGGACCTTTGAGACTGAAATACCGATTATCGGCTTCGAGTACTTGCGTAAGTCTCCTAAGACAAGAGTTGGGTTCGCTTCAAATGTTTCAAGAAAgcctttcttctggttgTAGTTGGCATTGTTATTCGATTCATATCCAAGTTGTTTGAAACTATTGAGTCCCCAAGAGTATACTTCATTATCGGAAGTAAGCACTAGAGAGTGATTGTTTGAGATGGCCACTTCTTTTACATGCTTTGTTTCATATTCATCGCTGAAGAATTCTACTTTTTTGAACCTATAgtagttgttcaagtcttcaaagCCGTGTCCCAATCTGCCACGCGAACCTATACCGCAAGAGAAGAGTTCTCCATCTCTGGTGACGATAAGTGAGTGATTCTTAGATAGTGCTACTTGCTTATATCTTGGTTTACGATATGTGTCTTGAGCTGtgatctcttcttttttcgATTTGAAAGCAGAATGTGCCAATCTAGAAGGTACAGATCGATTGGTCGAATCCCCTACTCCAAGCtgattgttgttgttggaaccAAACATGTAGATCTCTGATCCACCTCTGCTATGAGTCCATTCGTAAGGATCTGATCGTACAAAAGCTCTTCTGACATGAATGGAATTATTGGTGATATCATTCACGTTAGCATTAGCAGCATTGGCGTTATTGGTGGTATTGGTCGTATTTGTATTATTAGTCGTGTTGGTATTGGTAGTATTGCTATTATTTGTAACATTATTACCATTGGTAGGTTCTGCATTGGAAGATTCTATTTCGTTAGCTTCATTTGCATTTTCTTGAGAATTTGCCTGGGTCAAGTGGTACTCATTTTTCTCATTGATATACAGTGGAATCCAGACCAAGTCCTTGAAATCATTATCAAGCAACTGGATAGGTGTTGCTCCGTTTCGATCTTTGCATCGGAGCAAGTCATAGAGAACGGTGTTGTTGGCTATGAGCATATTCAGCTTTGCACTGGAGTTTTTGAAGTATTCtatcaacatcttgaagcAAGTGAGCCGTTTGTGGAAGATGGCATAATGAAGACAGTTCCAGCCGTTCTCGTAGTCAGTCAACAGGATCACCAGTTTGATGTCGGGGTTCTTGATGAGATTGCGGATCAAGTCATGACGGCTCAGAAGAATAAGCAAATGGAGAATGGTTCGGCCAAAGAGGTCTCTTCTGGTCAAATCGTCCTTGGAGAGTTTGGCTAGGTTCCATCCGGAGCCTGGAGTGGGCGATTTGGACGTTTCTCTATTCATGATTACCACATTGGAGACGGAGGAAAGTTACGCTATGGGAAGGATTTGGAAAAAGGTAAAAGCTGAAAAAGTTATTGAAAAGGTGTAAGGATAGAAATATCGAAAAATTATGGTACTGGGTCTGGCTAAAAATTATATTCACACTCACatctcaatttcaatttctccacTATAAATTTTGTTAGTGAATCTGGAATGTAATTAGTGCCAATGCGAGTCGCGTCTTTATCTAGACACATGGGGTCAAGTTCAGGGAATGATATTGTTTGTATACACGATAACAATATGGAAGAATCGGATGATATAacgaagttgaatttgGCTTCTAGAAACAGAAACCGAAAGTATTTGTAAAATGTCTGTAGATAGAGAGATACCATATGGTTCTGAGTTGAAGATGGCTATTATGTGCGAAGAAAGAGATGGTCGGTGTGAGATATCTACTTTGCTCTATGTGGTAGCTGAAATCAATTGTATATGGATGATACCGCAGAGACTGGATCAGAGTGTTATGTGATACACATGACATAGAGAAGTAATGGTTATCTTATACGGTGGAAGATGAATGCATTCTCATATATGGTAGACACGAATGATAGAATCAGGGTGTTATATGAGAAGCTATCGAGATAGTATCAAATGTGATCAATGACATATTTCATACAAGGAGTAACGATACGCATACTCGTTTTAGTTTCTTTCTATCAATTCATTCGTCTCTATTCTTAGTGATACAgctatatatatacattCTATGCTATG
Protein-coding regions in this window:
- a CDS encoding predicted protein, with amino-acid sequence MNLTDESKNFHHGVYTVVSLIPYGHVTSYGHIAYLLNKPQNSRQVGSALKHLSIVLQSLRQDLPEEERQDYFTVDTLPWWRVLSSAGKISPRGNSNAEYIQAIRLQEEGVAVSSGHKVDLDEYGWFPDEVDF
- a CDS encoding predicted protein, yielding MNRETSKSPTPGSGWNLAKLSKDDLTRRDLFGRTILHLLILSSRHDLIRNLIKNPDIKSVISLTDYENGWNCLHYAIFHKRLTCFKMLIEYFKNSSAKSNMLIANNTVLYDLLRCKDRNGATPIQLLDNDFKDLVWIPSYINEKNEYHLTQANSQENANEANEIESSNAEPTNAFVRSDPYEWTHSRGGSEIYMFGSNNNNQLGVGDSTNRSVPSRLAHSAFKSKKEEITAQDTYRKPRYKQVALSKNHSLIVTRDGELFSCGIGSRGRLGHGFEDLNNYYRFKKVEFFSDEYETKHVKEVAISNNHSLVLTSDNEVYSWGLNSFKQLGYESNNNANYNQKKGFLETFEANPTLVLGDLRKYSKPIIGISVSKVHSVAYSKNELFFWGLNVGQMGIPASDSNIEVKLHDTVFKGEIQGTPKMVSLKDDIKCLDTTELCTWLVTDKNDIHVYYNYQHFKLPKVPVKASSDKHFDLFKPTILTQVVKIKKIVSMNHEFCSLLLENGSVMTCTPNIRDIKNTKFTSVWKAYDHDMVVTDIDVSNDGSIVLCTRNGSVFIKSSHSNQRKNSMSEASLPIPVTKNKFKKIDNLNKVVRVCCDFNFLSFGFVRDDVDVFPLKLQKNDFFKDINYLSCLHESDFSRKQEQLLKVDHKFHTYISNFIYPDSSVEDVDNDGECSKSCSRYHAKFDSSKNKRPKVEETLDLISDSDDQQLANSVILEGGVLCGDFSDEAFSESNKGYDCKITFAQYKGISLGIHKKIFEVRSKVFERIFNPKEVDELFEHGNFVSKYNSGNSVLHIESKIEIESVLLLIHSIYTSKTLDLWKNYSSMHSYPSHLKKIFSEYTMLLDIFKVSNSFKAAHGCSELLKTFQKMIDNSGDVIIRLNDGEMRCHSYILRTRSAFFETVLSPRWDTMENKELDFSGLSRAQFSVILKHLYGYNDYAVFDSMKLSFSESDEFVNELLEMIEIADELLLFQLKALCQVVISDFISLDNVILLLVHADYLSAPKLFKNCCWYIHNNLEILLFDTSFKDLPLEIIEKLESQIKYFENCKILDFANEKGDYLINLYMNNMPLFNEFFISDRKGFMAFEPLIDVKYENKKIAKDAAAKRRKSRKSSNVVSSEINDFRTNISPKEKENLEKWQAIDDSHDSSGEFELVINRSRQKKVDFSSPSPTPPNSNPTSRTSSVSNVSQIIPKAAITTTKPVAIPVPSKTVMTGLSPYSNWASKSSGSSILSDRFQQPSLGKSVESGSSPEWPKKTSKVKIGPVMKLSQKERKKMAAAAAAAELKEVNVPKKETSSPVNPWGLLPTTPIVPTSTAESVKVLPILGSSNSSNQDKASSKKKSNKTTTETSTATSNVNSLPLASALSSSCTLNSSTSYNSVYSTPSLTEVMIEESLRVEREKLQESERKTLAEVQKEQEFAKWWEEESLRVQKQMSMDSGSSNNKSKPK